One segment of Paenibacillus sp. FSL R7-0337 DNA contains the following:
- the sigE gene encoding RNA polymerase sporulation sigma factor SigE: MMVKFKLVLQLQYYRMLFLLGLKSQEIYYIGGSEALPPPLTREEEEFLLQRLSSGDAAVRAMLIERNLRLVVYIARKFENTGINIEDLVSIGAIGLIKAVNTFDPEKKIKLATYASRCIENEILMYLRRNSKTRSEVSFDEPLNIDWDGNELLLSDVLGTENDTIYRNIEEQVDRKLLQKALEKLSERERLIMELRFGLRGGEEKTQKDVADLLGISQSYISRLEKRIIKRLRKEFNKMV; the protein is encoded by the coding sequence ATAATGGTCAAATTCAAGCTTGTGCTGCAACTGCAGTATTACCGCATGCTGTTTCTGCTCGGTCTGAAGAGCCAGGAGATTTATTATATCGGGGGAAGTGAAGCGCTGCCGCCGCCGTTGACACGCGAGGAGGAGGAATTCCTGCTCCAGCGGCTCTCCAGCGGGGATGCAGCAGTCCGGGCTATGCTGATTGAGCGCAACCTGCGGCTGGTGGTCTACATCGCCCGGAAATTCGAGAACACCGGCATTAACATCGAGGATCTGGTATCCATTGGCGCGATCGGACTGATTAAGGCGGTCAACACCTTTGATCCGGAGAAAAAAATCAAACTCGCCACCTACGCCTCACGCTGCATCGAGAATGAAATTCTGATGTATCTGCGGCGTAACAGCAAGACCAGAAGCGAGGTTTCTTTTGATGAACCGCTGAATATTGATTGGGACGGCAACGAGCTGCTGCTCTCGGATGTGCTGGGCACGGAGAACGATACGATCTACCGGAACATTGAGGAGCAGGTCGACCGCAAGCTGCTGCAGAAGGCGCTGGAGAAGCTCAGCGAGCGGGAACGGCTGATTATGGAGCTGCGGTTCGGGCTGCGGGGCGGCGAGGAAAAAACGCAAAAGGATGTAGCTGATCTGCTGGGCATCTCCCAATCTTATATTTCGCGCCTGGAAAAAAGAATTATCAAGCGGCTGCGCAAGGAGTTCAACAAGATGGTGTAA
- a CDS encoding Rpn family recombination-promoting nuclease/putative transposase, producing the protein MEMLDPRVDFVFKRIFASEGNKDVLLAFLNQIFLDAGDLPLEEVVLLNPYTDKDDPLDKQAIFDIWAKTVDGKLINIEMQLFNKYDIEKRTLYYWSKRYAGQLQVSGKYTELKKCVTINILNYKVLPNEHTHSVFHLREDSSGAPLTDDIEIHFLELPKLNQPVTPGEGGLVNWLLFLKGIDYSEWEVLQMNEPALKKAMETLEFLSQDSEARRKYEDRQKFLMDEASQRDGALREGFAKGTAAGELEAKRVIAKNLLSMGMDRASVQKATGLSEEELKSINN; encoded by the coding sequence ATGGAAATGCTGGACCCCCGGGTGGATTTTGTATTTAAGCGAATTTTTGCAAGCGAGGGCAACAAGGATGTACTGCTCGCCTTTTTGAACCAGATATTCTTGGATGCGGGCGATCTTCCGCTGGAGGAAGTGGTGCTGCTCAATCCTTATACGGATAAGGATGATCCGCTGGATAAGCAGGCGATATTTGATATATGGGCCAAGACGGTGGACGGCAAGCTGATTAACATTGAGATGCAGCTGTTCAACAAATATGATATTGAGAAACGCACGCTGTATTATTGGAGCAAGCGTTATGCCGGGCAGCTTCAAGTCAGCGGGAAATATACCGAGCTTAAGAAATGCGTGACGATTAACATTCTGAATTACAAGGTGCTCCCTAATGAACATACACATAGTGTATTTCATTTGCGGGAGGACAGCAGCGGAGCGCCGCTGACAGATGATATCGAGATTCATTTCCTGGAGCTGCCCAAGCTGAACCAGCCGGTTACGCCCGGCGAGGGCGGCCTTGTGAACTGGCTGTTGTTCCTGAAAGGCATTGACTACTCTGAATGGGAGGTGCTGCAAATGAATGAGCCAGCCTTGAAGAAGGCGATGGAGACGCTGGAATTTCTGAGCCAGGATTCGGAGGCCCGCCGCAAATATGAGGACCGCCAGAAATTTCTGATGGACGAAGCCTCGCAGCGGGATGGTGCGCTTAGAGAAGGCTTCGCTAAGGGAACTGCGGCGGGTGAACTGGAGGCCAAGCGGGTAATAGCAAAGAATCTCCTGTCGATGGGAATGGATCGTGCTTCAGTGCAGAAAGCAACCGGACTCTCCGAAGAAGAGCTGAAATCTATCAATAACTAA
- the murG gene encoding undecaprenyldiphospho-muramoylpentapeptide beta-N-acetylglucosaminyltransferase yields MRIVLSGGGTGGHIYPAVAVARQLESEDTDSVFLYIGGKRGLESKLVPQENLPFQSIDITGFRRKLSMDNVKTVMRFLKGVKASKAMLREFKPDVVVGTGGYVCGPVVYAASRLGIPTLIHEQNAIPGLTNRFLSRYASTVAVSFEGTEAAFSGAKNVIYTGNPRATTVMTANPQRGFASLGVPEGSTVVLVVGGSGGAKAINRAMIEMAPFVGKGNGVHYVYVTGESYFEDTRKAVREQLGGIPNWLHVLPYVHNMPEVLACTSLIVNRAGASFLAEITALGIPSVLIPSPNVTNNHQEANARALEGEGAAVVLLEKDLSGEALFTAVQKIIGADTLHRSMSEASRRLGKRDSASLVVSELHRLAAGRGR; encoded by the coding sequence ATGCGTATTGTACTTAGCGGCGGCGGCACGGGAGGACATATTTATCCTGCCGTAGCCGTAGCCAGACAACTGGAATCCGAAGATACGGATTCTGTCTTCCTGTATATCGGAGGCAAGCGAGGTCTGGAGAGCAAGCTGGTTCCCCAGGAGAATCTGCCTTTCCAGTCCATTGATATTACAGGCTTCCGCCGCAAGCTGTCGATGGATAATGTGAAGACGGTTATGCGGTTCCTGAAGGGGGTCAAAGCCTCCAAAGCCATGCTGCGCGAGTTCAAGCCTGATGTGGTTGTCGGTACCGGGGGGTATGTCTGCGGGCCTGTAGTGTATGCAGCCTCGCGGCTCGGCATCCCGACCCTGATCCATGAACAGAATGCGATTCCGGGACTGACCAACCGTTTTCTCAGCCGGTATGCCAGCACGGTCGCGGTGAGCTTTGAAGGCACAGAGGCGGCTTTTTCCGGGGCCAAGAATGTAATCTATACGGGCAATCCCCGGGCCACTACGGTCATGACAGCGAACCCGCAGCGCGGCTTTGCTTCACTAGGAGTTCCTGAAGGTAGTACGGTGGTGCTGGTTGTCGGAGGAAGCGGGGGGGCCAAGGCGATTAACCGTGCCATGATTGAAATGGCACCATTTGTGGGTAAGGGGAATGGTGTCCACTATGTGTATGTCACCGGAGAGTCTTACTTCGAGGATACCCGCAAAGCGGTACGCGAGCAGCTCGGCGGTATTCCGAATTGGCTGCATGTCCTCCCTTATGTTCACAATATGCCTGAGGTGCTGGCCTGCACTTCCCTGATCGTGAACCGGGCAGGCGCCTCTTTTCTTGCAGAGATTACCGCGCTTGGCATACCCTCTGTCCTCATTCCGTCTCCTAATGTAACGAACAACCATCAGGAAGCCAACGCCAGAGCGCTGGAAGGTGAAGGTGCGGCAGTGGTGCTTCTGGAGAAGGATCTGAGCGGAGAGGCGCTGTTCACAGCGGTTCAGAAGATCATCGGAGCGGATACGCTGCATCGCAGCATGTCGGAGGCCTCAAGACGCCTCGGCAAAAGAGATTCCGCTTCCCTGGTAGTCAGTGAGCTGCACAGGCTGGCTGCAGGTCGGGGACGCTAG
- the murA gene encoding UDP-N-acetylglucosamine 1-carboxyvinyltransferase: MDKLVIEGGTPLSGTIRIHGAKNAALPILAASLLAEGVHSLHNVPKLLDIETMLHILQRLGCRTVHEEETVTVDTSFLLTSHVPEDLMRQMRSSIFLMGPLLAKFGEVTIYQPGGCAIGERKIDLHLQSLKLLGAEIEETGGRICCRAASLRGCDIHLDYPSVGATENIMMAAAMAEGTTTVSGAAREPEIQDLQNFLNAMGAQIIGAGTDTITIQGVRKLHACSYEVIPDRIVAGTVMIAAAATRGNVTLTHTNAGHLTSLIHILRRAGVQITVCNDIINISCMGRPRAVERIVTSPYPSFPTDLQSQVMVLLSLADGFSVIKETVFEGRFKHVEEMARMGADISIDLNRAFIRGVQRLYGATVEATDLRAGAALVIAGLAAQGTTVVEQAHHIDRGYDGIELLFQKLGARISRKVPVPDPLDLAN; this comes from the coding sequence TTGGACAAATTGGTGATTGAGGGTGGAACCCCCCTGTCAGGCACCATACGTATCCATGGAGCAAAAAATGCGGCACTGCCGATTCTGGCAGCGAGCTTGCTGGCCGAAGGAGTTCACTCACTGCATAATGTGCCGAAGCTGCTGGACATCGAAACGATGCTGCATATTCTGCAGCGGCTGGGCTGCAGGACAGTGCATGAAGAGGAGACGGTCACCGTCGATACATCCTTTCTCTTGACCTCTCATGTGCCGGAGGACCTGATGCGGCAGATGAGATCCTCCATATTCCTGATGGGGCCTCTTCTGGCCAAGTTCGGGGAAGTGACGATCTATCAGCCGGGAGGCTGTGCGATCGGGGAGCGCAAGATTGATCTCCACCTGCAGAGCCTCAAGCTGCTCGGGGCAGAGATTGAGGAGACGGGCGGCAGGATCTGCTGCCGGGCTGCTAGCTTGAGAGGCTGTGATATCCATCTGGATTATCCCAGCGTGGGCGCCACGGAGAATATCATGATGGCCGCCGCCATGGCCGAGGGCACGACTACCGTCTCCGGGGCAGCGAGAGAACCGGAAATCCAGGACCTACAGAACTTCCTCAATGCGATGGGGGCACAGATTATCGGGGCAGGGACCGATACGATCACCATTCAGGGTGTCCGCAAGCTCCATGCCTGCAGCTATGAGGTGATCCCCGACCGGATTGTTGCCGGAACCGTGATGATTGCCGCCGCCGCCACGCGGGGCAATGTAACGCTGACCCACACCAATGCAGGACATTTGACCTCCCTGATCCACATCCTGAGGCGCGCCGGTGTTCAAATTACAGTGTGCAATGATATAATTAATATCAGCTGTATGGGACGTCCCCGTGCGGTTGAGCGTATTGTTACCTCTCCGTATCCGTCCTTTCCTACGGACCTGCAGTCCCAGGTAATGGTTCTATTGTCCCTGGCGGACGGGTTCAGTGTAATTAAGGAGACGGTCTTTGAAGGGCGCTTCAAGCATGTGGAGGAGATGGCCCGGATGGGAGCGGATATCTCTATTGATCTTAACAGGGCCTTCATACGCGGCGTTCAGCGGTTGTATGGAGCAACGGTTGAGGCCACTGACCTGCGGGCAGGAGCTGCCCTAGTAATCGCCGGACTGGCTGCTCAGGGAACGACTGTTGTAGAGCAGGCGCATCATATAGACCGGGGATATGACGGCATCGAATTACTGTTTCAAAAGCTGGGGGCGCGCATTAGCCGCAAGGTGCCTGTGCCTGACCCGCTGGATTTGGCCAATTAA
- the ftsA gene encoding cell division protein FtsA: MSNNDIIVSLDIGTSKVRAIIGEVTSGTFNIIGVGSADSEGIRKGAIVDIDQTVQSIRSAVEHAEQMVGIQISEVYVGISGNHIGLQSSHGVVAVQNEDREIGEDDIDRVIKAAEVIALPPEREVIDVVAKQYIVDGLEGIQDPRGMIGVRLEVEATIITGAKTPIHNLLRCVEKSGLKVKDLVLMSLGAGGLALSKDEKSMGAVLVDIGAGQATIAVYEEGSLSATSTIPIGGEFITNDIAYGLRTLTDQAEKVKLKYGCAWIDDAASEVVFKVLRIGSNVEKEFNQEDLAAIIEPRVQEIFHLIRQEVKRLGYTELPGGYILTGGTVSMPGVLKVAQNELAASVRIAVPDYIGVRDPGFTGGVGILHNVVRNYRGRSSGGSANKKTVNRSKQSAAPVQDSSKKPGLVERLKNMFSEFI, translated from the coding sequence TTGAGCAACAATGACATCATTGTTAGTTTGGACATCGGTACATCCAAAGTTCGGGCAATAATCGGGGAAGTTACTAGTGGAACCTTCAATATTATTGGCGTTGGATCTGCTGATTCGGAAGGGATACGCAAGGGTGCGATTGTAGACATCGATCAGACTGTGCAATCGATCAGGAGTGCCGTAGAGCATGCGGAGCAAATGGTCGGTATTCAAATATCCGAGGTGTATGTCGGCATATCCGGCAACCATATCGGCCTGCAATCCAGCCACGGCGTAGTTGCCGTTCAGAATGAGGACCGTGAGATCGGCGAAGATGACATCGACCGTGTAATCAAGGCAGCGGAGGTTATTGCACTCCCGCCGGAACGCGAGGTCATTGATGTTGTCGCCAAGCAGTATATCGTCGACGGCCTTGAAGGTATTCAGGACCCGCGCGGAATGATCGGCGTCCGCCTGGAAGTGGAAGCTACGATCATTACCGGTGCCAAGACCCCCATACATAATCTGCTCCGCTGCGTGGAGAAATCAGGTCTGAAGGTTAAAGATCTTGTCCTTATGTCTCTCGGGGCTGGCGGATTAGCGCTCTCCAAAGATGAGAAATCAATGGGGGCTGTACTGGTGGATATCGGTGCCGGACAAGCCACGATAGCCGTATATGAAGAAGGTTCCCTTAGTGCAACCTCCACGATTCCGATCGGAGGAGAATTCATAACCAATGATATTGCGTACGGACTTCGGACACTTACCGACCAGGCCGAGAAGGTCAAGCTGAAATACGGCTGTGCCTGGATCGATGATGCTGCTTCGGAGGTCGTCTTCAAGGTCCTGCGTATCGGCAGCAATGTGGAGAAGGAATTCAACCAGGAGGATTTGGCAGCGATTATCGAGCCAAGAGTCCAGGAAATCTTCCACCTGATCCGTCAGGAAGTGAAGCGGCTTGGTTATACGGAGCTCCCGGGAGGTTATATACTTACGGGTGGCACAGTTTCGATGCCAGGGGTGCTTAAGGTAGCCCAGAACGAGCTCGCAGCCTCCGTACGGATCGCTGTACCGGATTATATCGGAGTGCGTGACCCCGGCTTCACCGGCGGCGTAGGCATCCTTCATAATGTGGTACGCAACTACCGCGGACGGAGCAGCGGCGGAAGTGCCAACAAGAAGACCGTTAACCGCAGCAAGCAGAGCGCAGCGCCGGTTCAGGATTCTTCCAAGAAGCCAGGTCTGGTGGAACGACTAAAGAATATGTTTAGCGAGTTCATATAA
- the ftsZ gene encoding cell division protein FtsZ — protein sequence MLEFDFEMESLAQIKVIGVGGGGSNAVNRMIENGVQGVEFITVNTDAQALHMAKSEHKLQIGDKLTRGLGAGANPEVGKKAAEESRDLISNTLKGADMVFVTAGMGGGTGTGAAPVIAEIARECGALTVGVVTRPFTFEGRKRANQAELGIEALKEKVDTLIVIPNDRLLEIVDKKTPMLEAFREADNVLRQAVQGISDLIQVPGLINLDFADVKTIMTERGSALMGIGIATGENRASEAARKAIMSPLLETSIEGARGVIMNITGGSNLSLYEVNEAAEIVTSASDPEVNMIFGAIIEESMKDEIKVTVIATGFEHKPSPIAPVRRPAANSEPAADNKSKSENLRPFGNQTSSDQLDIPTFLRNRTRGNND from the coding sequence ATGTTGGAATTTGATTTTGAAATGGAGAGCTTGGCGCAAATAAAAGTCATCGGCGTCGGCGGTGGCGGAAGCAACGCTGTGAACCGGATGATTGAAAATGGCGTTCAGGGTGTTGAGTTCATCACGGTTAATACAGACGCCCAAGCGCTGCATATGGCCAAATCGGAGCATAAATTACAAATCGGGGATAAATTGACCCGCGGACTTGGCGCAGGAGCGAATCCTGAGGTCGGCAAGAAGGCGGCAGAGGAATCCCGCGATCTGATCTCGAATACGCTGAAGGGCGCGGACATGGTCTTCGTTACCGCAGGCATGGGCGGCGGTACCGGAACAGGCGCAGCGCCTGTCATTGCCGAAATCGCTAGAGAATGCGGAGCATTGACGGTAGGCGTCGTGACCCGCCCGTTCACTTTTGAAGGCAGAAAACGTGCCAACCAGGCAGAGCTTGGAATCGAAGCGCTCAAGGAAAAGGTTGATACGCTGATTGTGATTCCAAATGACCGCCTCCTAGAAATTGTGGATAAGAAAACTCCAATGCTGGAAGCGTTCCGTGAAGCGGACAATGTACTCCGACAGGCGGTACAAGGCATCTCCGACCTTATTCAGGTTCCCGGACTGATCAACCTTGACTTTGCTGATGTGAAGACGATTATGACGGAGCGAGGTTCAGCGCTTATGGGCATCGGGATTGCCACCGGTGAGAACCGGGCGTCTGAGGCGGCCCGCAAAGCGATTATGAGCCCGCTGCTTGAAACCTCCATCGAAGGTGCACGCGGTGTCATTATGAACATTACAGGCGGCTCTAACCTCTCCCTGTACGAAGTGAATGAAGCTGCAGAGATTGTTACTTCGGCTTCGGACCCTGAAGTGAATATGATCTTCGGTGCCATTATCGAAGAGAGTATGAAGGACGAGATCAAGGTTACTGTTATTGCGACCGGCTTTGAACACAAGCCTTCTCCAATAGCTCCTGTACGCCGTCCCGCGGCAAACAGCGAACCGGCTGCTGATAATAAGAGCAAGAGTGAGAATCTTCGTCCGTTCGGGAATCAGACAAGCTCTGATCAGCTGGATATTCCAACCTTCCTGCGCAACCGGACACGCGGCAATAATGATTAA
- a CDS encoding FtsQ-type POTRA domain-containing protein, with amino-acid sequence MPKTRIPLLKEDKPSKRKNRKIIIILALLFTALLAVIFFRSSISKITAIEMQGDKYTSREQLLAASGLKIGGQFFAVSGDSVGKALEELKTVQEAQVSKKFPGVVTITVKEYPAVAYELDQAGVLEAILSSGAAVSVTDTGIAVEKPILTNWKADDPYKTKLCQALAGIPNELTSDISEIVPSPTLSFPDRIKLYTRSRFEVITAISLLKDKVGYLNQVIQTEEPGLIKMLEADSYVPFHSEAGDNGEDADAQE; translated from the coding sequence ATGCCAAAAACGCGAATACCTCTTTTGAAAGAGGACAAGCCTAGCAAGAGAAAAAACCGTAAAATTATCATCATCCTGGCACTGCTGTTCACTGCGCTGCTGGCTGTAATCTTCTTCCGTTCGTCGATCAGCAAGATTACAGCCATTGAAATGCAGGGGGATAAATATACGTCCCGTGAGCAGCTGCTGGCAGCAAGCGGCCTGAAGATCGGAGGACAGTTCTTTGCAGTCTCCGGAGATTCCGTGGGGAAGGCGCTGGAGGAGCTGAAAACAGTTCAGGAGGCGCAGGTCAGCAAGAAGTTCCCCGGTGTGGTTACGATCACTGTGAAGGAGTACCCGGCGGTTGCCTATGAACTGGACCAGGCAGGCGTGCTGGAAGCTATTCTGTCGAGCGGGGCCGCCGTCTCTGTGACGGATACCGGAATTGCTGTAGAGAAGCCGATATTGACCAACTGGAAGGCTGACGATCCTTATAAGACCAAGCTGTGCCAGGCGCTGGCCGGAATTCCGAATGAGCTGACCAGTGATATATCGGAGATTGTACCTTCCCCGACGTTGTCTTTTCCGGACCGGATCAAGCTCTACACACGTTCACGCTTTGAGGTCATAACGGCCATTTCGCTGCTCAAGGATAAAGTAGGCTATTTGAATCAGGTGATTCAGACGGAGGAGCCGGGACTTATCAAAATGCTGGAGGCGGATTCCTATGTTCCATTCCATTCTGAAGCCGGGGACAACGGAGAAGACGCAGATGCACAAGAGTAA
- the spoVE gene encoding stage V sporulation protein E → MNKSRHAPDIWLLLPILALLAIGMVMVYSAGSVLGFRNYGDSFYFVKRQMLFAGLGLIAMFITANTDYLVLKRFARPLLLACFALLVLVLIPGIGVVRGGARSWIGISSFGIQPSEFMKMGMILFLAKWLGTEEYDISSFMRGLLPPLALIGSAFALIMLQPDLGTGTVMFGAALMMVFTAGARMKHLLSLGALGLAGFAGLIAAAPYRLQRITAFLDPWSDPLGAGYQIIQSLYAVGPGGLGGLGFGMSRQKYSYVPEPQTDFIFSILAEELGFIGGLAVLLLFLLLIWRGMKVAMSLPDRFGSYLAVGIVCMVAVQVVINIGVVIGLIPVTGITLPLISYGGSSLTLMLTALGILLNLSRYAR, encoded by the coding sequence ATGAACAAATCCCGTCATGCGCCCGATATCTGGCTGCTGCTTCCGATACTGGCCTTACTGGCCATCGGTATGGTAATGGTATACAGTGCCGGGTCCGTTCTGGGCTTCCGCAATTATGGCGATTCGTTTTACTTTGTCAAAAGACAGATGCTGTTCGCAGGCCTGGGCCTCATCGCGATGTTCATTACGGCGAACACCGATTATCTGGTGCTGAAAAGGTTCGCCCGGCCGCTCCTGCTCGCGTGCTTCGCCCTGCTGGTGCTGGTGCTGATACCCGGCATCGGAGTGGTGCGCGGCGGGGCACGCAGCTGGATCGGCATCAGCTCCTTCGGCATTCAGCCCTCGGAATTCATGAAGATGGGGATGATCCTCTTCCTGGCCAAATGGCTCGGAACCGAGGAGTATGACATTTCCAGCTTCATGCGCGGGCTGCTTCCGCCGCTTGCGTTGATCGGCTCCGCGTTCGCGCTGATTATGCTTCAGCCGGATCTCGGCACAGGCACTGTCATGTTCGGCGCGGCCCTGATGATGGTCTTCACAGCGGGGGCGCGGATGAAGCATCTGCTCTCCCTTGGTGCGCTGGGGCTGGCCGGGTTCGCCGGACTCATTGCAGCGGCGCCTTACCGGCTGCAGCGGATCACCGCCTTTCTGGACCCCTGGTCCGATCCGCTGGGCGCCGGTTATCAGATCATCCAGTCACTCTATGCGGTGGGTCCCGGCGGGCTGGGCGGACTGGGCTTCGGGATGAGCCGGCAAAAATACAGCTACGTCCCGGAGCCGCAGACTGATTTTATTTTCTCAATTTTGGCCGAGGAGCTGGGGTTTATCGGGGGGCTGGCCGTACTGCTGCTGTTCCTGCTGCTGATCTGGCGCGGAATGAAGGTCGCTATGAGCCTGCCGGACCGCTTCGGAAGCTATCTTGCTGTAGGCATTGTATGTATGGTAGCGGTTCAGGTTGTCATCAACATCGGTGTGGTGATCGGCCTGATTCCGGTAACCGGCATCACGCTTCCGCTGATCAGCTACGGCGGCTCATCGCTGACCCTGATGCTCACAGCTCTTGGCATTCTGCTTAATTTATCACGTTATGCGAGGTGA
- the murD gene encoding UDP-N-acetylmuramoyl-L-alanine--D-glutamate ligase translates to MKHPDLYRGQKVVVLGLAKSGVQVAKVLHEHGAVVTVNDKKERDQSPEASELESLGISVICGGHPENLIHEGVELVVKNPGIPYSVAPVQQALELGIEVVTEVEVAYHLCAAPMIGITGSNGKTTTTTWVGLMLEAAGMRPIVAGNIGTPLSQAAQEADADNWMVVELSSFQLKGTEAFRPKIAALLNVAETHLDYHGGMEDYVASKSKLFANQGPEDTAVLNWDDPVCRELVPYLKAGILPFSMNEELVQGIFVRPSYVADTVDELKRVIIYRDYTESETEIADVDSIGLPGRFNVGNALAACGIAIAAGADPAVLGPVLASFRGVEHRLEYVTDNAGAAYYNNSKATNSKATSMALASFLKPVILIAGGLDRGSDYMELLPVLGENVKALVTLGQTRDKLAAVARLAGVKTVISVDNGESAAAVLEQAVREASALAEAGDVVLLSPACASWDMFTSYEERGRIFKEAVHNL, encoded by the coding sequence ATGAAACATCCGGATCTGTACCGTGGTCAAAAGGTGGTCGTCCTGGGGCTCGCCAAAAGCGGCGTCCAGGTGGCCAAGGTGCTGCATGAACACGGCGCTGTGGTGACGGTCAATGATAAAAAGGAAAGAGATCAGAGTCCCGAAGCTTCCGAACTGGAATCTTTGGGAATTTCTGTTATATGTGGCGGGCATCCGGAGAACTTGATCCACGAGGGTGTGGAGCTGGTTGTGAAGAATCCGGGGATTCCCTATTCGGTCGCTCCCGTACAGCAGGCGCTGGAGCTGGGGATTGAGGTGGTGACCGAGGTAGAGGTAGCTTACCATCTCTGCGCTGCCCCGATGATCGGCATTACCGGTTCCAACGGCAAGACCACTACAACGACCTGGGTAGGCCTTATGCTGGAGGCGGCAGGGATGCGCCCTATTGTGGCCGGGAACATAGGAACGCCGCTCTCTCAGGCCGCACAGGAGGCTGACGCGGACAACTGGATGGTGGTCGAGCTAAGCAGCTTCCAGCTGAAGGGCACGGAAGCGTTCCGGCCCAAGATTGCTGCCTTGCTGAATGTCGCGGAGACCCACCTGGACTACCATGGAGGCATGGAGGACTATGTAGCCTCTAAGTCCAAGCTGTTCGCCAATCAGGGACCGGAGGATACCGCTGTGCTGAACTGGGATGATCCGGTCTGCCGCGAGCTGGTGCCCTATCTGAAGGCGGGAATTCTGCCCTTCTCCATGAATGAGGAGCTGGTGCAGGGCATCTTCGTCCGCCCGTCCTATGTGGCGGATACGGTAGACGAGCTGAAGCGGGTTATTATCTACCGCGATTACACCGAGAGCGAGACCGAAATAGCTGATGTCGATTCTATCGGACTTCCCGGCCGCTTCAATGTGGGGAATGCGCTGGCTGCCTGCGGCATTGCCATTGCCGCAGGGGCGGACCCGGCGGTGCTGGGTCCGGTGCTGGCTTCCTTCCGCGGGGTGGAGCACAGGCTGGAGTATGTAACAGATAACGCAGGTGCGGCCTATTATAACAATTCCAAGGCTACCAATTCCAAAGCTACCTCCATGGCGCTGGCCTCCTTCCTTAAGCCGGTCATTCTTATTGCCGGGGGCCTGGACCGCGGCTCGGATTATATGGAGCTGCTGCCTGTCCTCGGGGAGAATGTCAAAGCCCTGGTGACGCTTGGACAGACCCGGGACAAGCTGGCGGCTGTAGCCCGGCTGGCAGGAGTAAAGACGGTCATCTCCGTCGATAATGGGGAGAGTGCCGCTGCCGTGCTGGAGCAGGCTGTGCGGGAGGCTTCCGCCCTGGCGGAAGCTGGGGATGTAGTTCTCCTGTCCCCTGCCTGTGCCAGCTGGGATATGTTTACCTCCTATGAGGAGCGCGGGCGTATTTTTAAAGAGGCGGTGCATAACCTTTAA
- the spoIIGA gene encoding sigma-E processing peptidase SpoIIGA — translation MVVYIDLIFAANLLIDGVLLWLTSWLVKHKVSWWRLTLSALAGALYVVMMFVPELSFLYTFLIKFGLSVLMIWIAFGFRSLQSYLRAFGAFYIINFAAAGGIIGVHYLLQSSGDLWKGMIFTSSGGQAYRLKIGFWFVLALLPLVLLLFKLIQSSRRHREQLDSYIGEVTVEIDGVSVTCPGLLDTGNRLSDPLTRIPVMVMEASLWEGHLPASWKGRLTQTGADTLVLETDGQSFAWQDRIRLVPYRGVNRGASFMLALKPDKVSIELGGDTFCSTRVLIGLDGGTLSGDGAYRAVIHPDLTHKESAPEAPADKVMG, via the coding sequence ATGGTTGTCTATATTGACTTGATTTTTGCCGCCAATCTGCTGATCGACGGAGTTCTGCTGTGGCTGACAAGCTGGCTGGTTAAGCACAAGGTATCCTGGTGGCGGCTGACTCTCTCAGCGCTGGCGGGTGCACTCTATGTCGTCATGATGTTCGTACCGGAGCTGTCCTTTCTGTATACCTTTCTCATCAAATTCGGGTTATCGGTTTTGATGATCTGGATAGCCTTTGGATTTAGAAGTCTGCAAAGCTATCTTCGGGCATTTGGGGCGTTTTATATCATTAATTTTGCGGCGGCGGGAGGGATCATAGGCGTTCATTATCTGCTGCAAAGCTCTGGTGACCTCTGGAAGGGCATGATCTTCACCTCATCGGGAGGCCAAGCTTACCGGCTGAAGATCGGGTTCTGGTTCGTGCTTGCCCTGCTTCCGCTGGTGCTGTTGCTCTTCAAGCTGATCCAATCCTCCCGCCGGCACAGAGAACAACTGGATTCCTATATTGGGGAAGTGACGGTGGAGATCGACGGAGTGTCGGTTACCTGCCCCGGACTGCTGGATACCGGGAACCGGCTCAGCGATCCGCTGACGAGGATTCCGGTCATGGTGATGGAAGCCTCGCTGTGGGAGGGCCATTTGCCGGCTTCCTGGAAAGGAAGGCTGACCCAGACGGGTGCAGATACACTTGTACTGGAAACGGACGGGCAGTCGTTCGCCTGGCAGGACAGGATACGGCTGGTGCCGTACAGAGGCGTCAATCGCGGGGCATCCTTCATGCTCGCGCTGAAGCCGGATAAGGTGAGTATAGAACTTGGCGGTGATACCTTTTGCAGCACAAGGGTACTCATCGGGCTGGATGGCGGGACACTGTCGGGAGACGGCGCGTACCGGGCGGTCATACATCCTGACCTGACCCACAAAGAGAGTGCTCCAGAAGCGCCGGCTGACAAGGTGATGGGCTAA